From the Saccharomycodes ludwigii strain NBRC 1722 chromosome I, whole genome shotgun sequence genome, one window contains:
- the PRE7 gene encoding proteasome core particle subunit beta 6 (similar to Saccharomyces cerevisiae YBL041W | PRE7 | PRoteinase yscE), with protein sequence MSENNSISKLIQHQFNPYTDNGGTILGIAGEDFAVLAGDTRNTVDYSINSRYEPKVFDVGDDILMSANGFAADGTALVKRFKNGLKWYHFDHDGSSTSRGIKKMRLSTAARSIQHLLYGKRFFPYYVHTIIAGLDENGKGAVYSFDPVGSYEREQCRAGGAAASLIMPFLDNQVNFKNQYEPGTNGTIKKKVEYLTIDEVIKLVKDAFTSATERHISVGDGLQILIVTKDGVKEEYHPLKKD encoded by the coding sequence ATGTCAGAAAACAACAGTATCAGTAAGCTAATTCAACATCAATTCAATCCATACACAGACAATGGTGGTACTATCTTAGGTATTGCAGGTGAAGATTTTGCAGTTTTAGCAGGGGATACAAGAAATACAGTTGATTATTCTATTAATTCTAGATACGAACCTAAAGTGTTTGATGTAGGTGATGATATATTAATGAGCGCTAATGGATTTGCAGCTGATGGTACCGCGTTGGTGAAAAGATTCAAGAACGGCCTGAAATGGTATCATTTTGACCATGATGGGAGTAGTACGAGCAGAGGAATCAAAAAAATGCGTTTAAGCACTGCTGCTAGAAGTATACAACATTTGCTATATGGTAAAAGATTTTTCCCTTATTATGTTCACACAATTATTGCAGGTTTAGATGAAAATGGTAAAGGTGCCGTGTATTCATTTGATCCTGTCGGCTCATATGAGAGAGAACAATGTAGGGCAGGTGGTGCTGCAGCTTCATTAATTATGCCCTTTTTAGATAATCAAGTAAATTTTAAGAACCAATATGAACCAGGAACCAATGgaactattaaaaagaaagttgAGTACTTAACCATTGACGAAGTTATCAAATTGGTGAAGGATGCTTTTACATCTGCTACTGAAAGACATATATCTGTTGGTGATGGCTTACAAATCTTGATTGTTACCAAAGATGGTGTTAAAGAAGAGTATCAtccattaaaaaaggaTTGA
- the RSM7 gene encoding mitochondrial 37S ribosomal protein uS7m (similar to Saccharomyces cerevisiae YJR113C | RSM7 | Ribosomal Small subunit of Mitochondria) produces MLVSFKRLLLRTSSNAATAKCILSLSKKPLSQQIYRYQSTKTPANVDKSQELDDATIDNWLEAIASLKKEFNGQEYLPDNSLTPPGVTRLNIMQEVNAMDNYKKNFTPTSEQLAMLESLKDKPIPERSDPILQHVTNMIMRHGKRERASKILSRALYLVFIQLRQDPIEILKKCLDDLAPLMIVKTFKTGVAKAATIPVPLNKRQRNRLAWKWIVEGSAKRPSKDFSVRLGEELVSVYNGNSSGFEKRDSIHKTAIAHRAYIKLR; encoded by the coding sequence ATGTTAGtaagttttaaaagattattaCTTAGGACCAGCAGTAATGCTGCAACAGCAAAGtgtatattatcattatcaaaaaagCCATTATCACAACAGATATATAGATATCAAAGCACTAAAACACCAGCTAACGTTGATAAGTCTCAAGAATTAGATGACGCTACTATTGACAACTGGCTTGAAGCTATTGCTTCGTTGAAAAAAGAGTTTAATGGTCAGGAATATTTGCCAGACAACTCCTTGACTCCTCCTGGTGTTACCCGTTTAAACATTATGCAAGAAGTCAATGCTATGGATaattacaagaaaaattttactCCTACGAGTGAACAGTTAGCAATGCTAGAGAGTTTAAAGGACAAACCAATCCCAGAACGCAGCGATCCAATTTTACAACACGTGACTAATATGATTATGAGACATGGGAAGAGAGAAAGAGCTTCCAAGATCTTGAGCCGTGCACTATACcttgtttttattcaattacGTCAAGATCCTATTGAAATTTTGAAGAAATGTTTGGATGACTTGGCCCCACTAATGATtgttaaaacttttaaaactgGTGTTGCTAAAGCTGCTACTATTCCGGTTCCACTAAATAAAAGACAACGTAACAGATTAGCTTGGAAATGGATTGTAGAAGGTAGCGCCAAAAGACCTAGTAAAGACTTTAGTGTTAGGTTAGGGGAAGAATTGGTCTCTGTTTATAACGGAAATTCCAGTGGGTTTGAAAAAAGGGATTCTATTCATAAAACAGCTATTGCCCATAGAGCTTACATCAAATTGAGGTAG
- the PSY4 gene encoding Psy4p (similar to Saccharomyces cerevisiae YBL046W | PSY4 | Platinum SensitivitY), translating into MNPLGIESKELYESLTTIVIDHNLNDILLHPSETLQKKFNDDLLQHLTITIPLKIFSETDVETINICQERLIKIANYLNEKFLINFQYPFTILRICELAYHPLQYFHIIELAKFVNALEDVCIVNIPWKPISLLKSGNIDITKSTDVSFDNENNFKKRRISRYTKRESAIGNKNDITGPESINPSLEKITWLNQDILHSIHATNFLKDIESIVSVNFEEYEEGDEEGEEYNDDETHEIENEEEGYIIKEEMENQHNLCSIKDVSAKEEKCKQENENKIIIDNTEEGDDDEDYKEDGDELDDDYTEEFDDDQEEFGDDQEEFGDDQNEDMIIQVQENTTKHGDEMEMKEKNTVNGPSTP; encoded by the coding sequence ATGAACCCCTTAGGCATAGAATCTAAAGAATTATATGAATCATTGACTACAATAGTGATAGATcataatttaaatgatatCTTATTACATCCATCTGAAAccttacaaaaaaaatttaatgacGATTTATTGCAACATTTAACCATAACGATacctttaaaaattttcagTGAAACTGATGTtgaaacaataaatatttgtcAGGAAAGGTTAATTAAGATTGccaattatttaaatgaaaaatttttaattaattttcaGTATCCTTTCACTATTTTAAGAATATGTGAATTGGCTTATCATCCTTTACAATATTTTCACATTATAGAGTTGGCCAAGTTTGTTAACGCTTTGGAGGATGTCTGTATTGTTAATATACCATGGAAACCGATAAGTTTGTTGAAAAGCGGAAATATAGATATAACTAAAAGTACTGATGTATCTTTTGACAATGAAAACAATTtcaagaaaagaagaatatCCAGGTATACAAAACGAGAGAGTGCCATTggcaataaaaatgatattactGGTCCAGAATCTATAAACCCGTCActagaaaaaataacttgGCTTAATCAAGATATATTGCATTCCATACATGCtaccaattttttgaaagataTTGAGAGTATAGTATCCGTCAATTTTGAAGAGTATGAGGAAGGAGATGAGGAGGGAGAAGaatataatgatgatgaaacacatgaaatagaaaatgaagaagaaggttatataattaaagaGGAAATGGAAAATCAGCACAACCTATGTTCTATCAAAGATGTCAGTGCAAAGGAGGAAAAATGCAAACAGGAAAATGAgaataaaatcattatcGATAATACGGAAGAgggtgatgatgatgaagactATAAAGAGGATGGCGATGAActtgatgatgattataCAGAGGAGTTTGATGATGATCAAGAGGAGTTTGGTGATGATCAAGAGGAGTTTGGTGATGATCAAAATGAGGACATGATTATACAGGTACAAGAAAACACAACAAAGCATGGCGATGAAATGgaaatgaaagaaaaaaatacagTCAATGGGCCATCAACTCCGTAA
- the SOD1 gene encoding superoxide dismutase SOD1 (similar to Saccharomyces cerevisiae YJR104C | SOD1 | SuperOxide Dismutase) has protein sequence MVKAVAVLRGDAGISGVVNFEQESEEKPTTVSWKITGCDPKSLRGFHIHTFGDNTNGCTSAGPHFNPFGKTHGAPEDENRHVGDLGNVPTDAKGVAEGSKTDSLIKLLGTNSIVGRTVVIHSGQDDLGKGGNEESLKTGNAGTRPACGVIGFSN, from the coding sequence ATGGTCAAAGCTGTCGCTGTTTTAAGAGGTGATGCCGGTATTTCTGGTGTCGTTAATTTCGAACAAGAATCTGAAGAAAAACCAACAACTGTCTCATGGAAGATTACTGGTTGTGATCCTAAAAGTTTGAGAGGTTTCCACATTCATACTTTTGGTGACAACACCAATGGCTGTACTTCTGCCGGTCCTCATTTCAATCCATTTGGTAAAACTCATGGTGCTCCAGAAGATGAAAATAGACATGTTGGCGATTTGGGTAATGTTCCAACTGACGCCAAGGGTGTTGCTGAAGGTTCAAAAACCGattctttaattaaattactGGGTACCAACTCTATTGTCGGTAGAACTGTTGTTATTCACTCTGGCCAAGATGATTTGGGTAAGGGTGGAAACGAAGAATCCCTAAAGACTGGTAACGCCGGTACAAGACCAGCTTGTGGTGTTATCGGGTTCTCTAACTag
- a CDS encoding uncharacterized protein (similar to Saccharomyces cerevisiae YJL212C | OPT1 | OligoPeptide Transporter) codes for MDKIKKILSSDAPITDKELITPRNSFLGDAELNYGLDPAASTSEKKNDKILVEDNELVDGSANGNISEYDVEKGVLNAVVSQMSSSYDPLAQELSGEIVADEYAGVTVEDDSPYPEVRAAVPSTDDPTIPQNTLRMWVLGILMTMIGSALNLLFSMHSPSIVLTSFVTSILAWPIGRCWEKIVPDVRLFGKYGGPRLNPGPFNIKEHTLITIMGNVSFGGGNAYATDILLALHNFYHKDFGVGFDILAILSTQCLGFAMAGMVRKILVSSPSMIWPSNLVSCTFLTNMHINENHVANGWRISRLKFFLIVFIAGFVWYWFPGYIFQALSYFGWVTWIRPNNTVLNQVFGVSTGLGLIPITFDWNQIAGYIGSPLVPPISVIFTTMLSVVVIFWAVVPAIHYSSVWYGKYLPISDSSSYDRFQQTYNSSKIVNSDLSLNLDAYKKYSPLYLSATFAISYGMSFASTTATVVHAFLFHGKQIYNQVRNMKTEKKDIHAILMERNYKECPTWWYMVVFLVFFALAIATIRAWNTEMPVYSLVVALLIALFFLLPIGIIYALTNIAVGLNVITEFIVGFMVPGKPVAMMFFKTFGYITNNQAITFAQDQKLGHYMKIAPRLLFVAQFIASIWGALVQIAVQHWAYGAIDDLCSETQKDRFTCPNGRVFYNASLIWGCIGPQRMFVSGQLYNKLLWFFLLGAGLPFVNWSILKKWPNHWIKYCNWPVFFSATGYIPPATPYNYTTYCIVGMIFGYFIKKRWYHWWAKYNYSLSAGLDISLAWSSLIIFLCLYLTNAPGITWWGNDVLNETTDMLDTAIQVTLPDGQWFGRDKW; via the coding sequence ATggacaaaattaaaaaaatattatcatcagATGCTCCGATAACAGATAAGGAACTTATCACACCGAGGAATTCATTTCTCGGTGATGCAGAACTAAACTATGGTCTTGACCCAGCCGCATCAACAtcagaaaagaaaaatgataaaattcTAGTGGAAGACAATGAACTAGTTGATGGTTCTGCAAATGGCAATATTTCAGAATATGATGTGGAAAAAGGTGTTTTAAACGCAGTAGTTTCCCAAATGAGCAGCAGCTATGATCCATTGGCGCAAGAACTATCTGGAGAAATTGTTGCTGATGAATATGCGGGTGTTACTGTTGAAGATGACTCGCCTTATCCGGAAGTTAGAGCTGCCGTTCCAAGTACTGATGACCCAACTATTCCTCAAAACACTTTAAGAATGTGGGTTCTTGGAATTCTCATGACTATGATCGGTAGcgctttaaatttattgttttccATGCACTCACCATCAATTGTTTTAACTTCATTTGTCACTTCCATTTTGGCCTGGCCCATTGGTCGCTGTTGGGAAAAAATTGTTCCTGATGTCCGTCTATTCGGCAAGTATGGTGGCCCAAGATTGAACCCGGGTCCATTCAATATCAAGGAACACACTTTGATTACCATTATGGGCAATGTTTCATTTGGTGGTGGTAACGCTTATGCCACCGATATTTTGTTGGCTCTTCACAACTTTTACCATAAAGACTTTGGTGTTGGTTTTGATATCCTAGCCATTCTATCTACCCAATGTCTTGGTTTTGCAATGGCCGGTATGGTTCGTAAAATCTTGGTCAGTTCTCCAAGCATGATATGGCCAAGTAACTTAGTCTCGTGTACTTTTTTAACCAATATGCACATCAACGAGAATCATGTAGCTAACGGATGGAGAATATCTAGattgaaatttttcttgattGTTTTCATAGCCGGTTTTGTCTGGTATTGGTTCCCGGGTTACATTTTCCAAGCTTTAAGTTATTTTGGATGGGTCACTTGGATTAGACCTAATAACACTGTTTTGAACCAAGTTTTCGGTGTCTCTACCGGTTTAGGCTTGATCCCAATAACTTTTGATTGGAACCAAATTGCCGGTTACATCGGCTCCCCATTGGTTCCACCAATTAGTGTTATCTTCACAACCATGCTTTccgttgttgttattttttgggCCGTCGTCCCTGCAATTCATTACTCCAGTGTCTGGTACGGCAAGTATTTACCTATTAGTGATAGTAGTTCATATGATAGATTTCAACAAACTTATAATTCTTCCAAGATTGTCAACTCAGATTTATCTCTCAATTTGGAtgcatataaaaaatattctcCATTATATTTATCCGCTACATTTGCTATCAGTTATGGGATGTCTTTTGCATCAACCACTGCCACGGTGGTTCATGCATTTTTGTTCCATggtaaacaaatatataaccAGGTAAGAAATATGAAAACAGAGAAAAAGGATATACATGCTATATTGATGGAAAGGAATTATAAAGAGTGTCCTACTTGGTGGTATATGGTCGTTTTTTTGGTCTTTTTTGCATTGGCCATTGCTACCATTAGAGCTTGGAACACTGAAATGCCAGTTTACAGTTTAGTAGTTGCATTATTAATTGCcttgttctttttattgCCAATCGGTATAATATATGCACTAACTAATATTGCAGTCGGGCTAAATGTCATCACTGAATTCATTGTTGGGTTCATGGTTCCAGGTAAACCAGTTGCCATgatgttttttaaaacttttggTTATATCACTAACAATCAAGCCATCACTTTTGCTCAAGATCAAAAATTAGGCCATTATATGAAGATTGCACCTAGATTATTGTTTGTTGCACAATTCATTGCTTCTATCTGGGGTGCTTTAGTTCAAATCGCAGTACAACATTGGGCCTATGGTGCTATTGATGATCTATGTAGCGAAACACAAAAGGATAGATTTACTTGTCCAAATGGACGAGTCTTTTACAATGCTTCATTAATTTGGGGTTGTATTGGTCCTCAGAGAATGTTTGTCTCCGGTCAATTATACAACAAGCTATTGTGGTTCTTTTTGCTAGGTGCTGGTTTGCCCTTTGTTAACTGGTctatattgaaaaaatggCCAAACCATTGGATCAAATATTGTAATTGGCCAGTCTTCTTTAGTGCCACTGGTTATATTCCACCAGCCACACCATACAATTATACCACATATTGTATTGTTGGTATGATTTTcggttattttattaagaaAAGATGGTATCATTGGTGGGCCAAGTATAACTATTCTTTGAGTGCTGGTTTAGATATTTCTTTGGCATGGTCTTCATTGATCATctttttatgtttatatttaactAATGCTCCTGGTATTACCTGGTGGGGTAACGATGTTCTAAACGAAACTACTGATATGTTAGATACGGCGATTCAAGTGACTTTACCTGATGGGCAATGGTTCGGTAGAGATAAATGGTAA
- the ECM13 gene encoding Ecm13p (similar to Saccharomyces cerevisiae YBL043W | ECM13 | ExtraCellular Mutant (paralog of YJR115W | putative protein of unknown function)) — translation MKLVTMDNLSLTQQYLLADKIRSKLYNCVNNTKAQHRNKEYNLRVLVGHAMLLDKLMDNLNTTLTTNASSCTTVTFAEEENAKKVEVQEEYHNNNDDDDFFYSYSSSDEDEEDEDDYAGTDDDDDDDDVDEVYTVHNYSNIDNNATDRNEPEFQYRLHKVASNNGCGISNVNSGIKISHHTEEDEEDSDDERDNIIVHHISIENENNVRNIGNVTRINTHDAIKRSITHDNSRNEVDLGTLNVICV, via the coding sequence ATGAAGTTGGTAACCATGGATAATTTAAGTTTAACACAACAATATCTTTTAGCAGATAAAATACGTTCCAAGTTATACAACTGCGTAAATAACACTAAAGCACAACACCGAAACAAGGAGTACAATTTACGTGTATTGGTTGGCCATGCCATGCTCTTGGATAAATTAATGGATAATTTGAATACTACCTTGACTACTAATGCCAGTAGTTGTACTACCGTCACTTTTGCCGAAGAGGAGAATGCTAAAAAAGTTGAAGTCCAAGAAGAGtaccataataataatgatgatgatgattttttttatagttaTTCTTCTagtgatgaagatgaagaggATGAGGACGACTATGCTGGTActgacgatgatgatgatgacgatgatgtCGATGAAGTTTATACCGTTCATAATTATAGCAATATTGACAATAATGCTACTGACCGGAATGAACCTGAGTTTCAATATCGTTTACATAAAGTGGCCTCAAATAATGGATGTGGTATTAGTAACGTTAATAGTggtataaaaatatcacaCCATACAGAggaagatgaagaagataGCGATGATGAAAGGGATAACATTATAGTACATCATATATCCATTGAAAATGAGAATAACGTTAGAAATATTGGTAATGTTACAAGGATTAACACGCATGATGCCATTAAGAGGAGTATAACACATGATAATAGCAGAAATGAGGTAGATTTAGGTACCTTAAATGTGATATGTGTGTGA
- a CDS encoding uncharacterized protein (similar to Saccharomyces cerevisiae YJR112W-A | putative protein of unknown function), translated as MIETILFFKSISVFQYTNYYVTLNKIHLSVFTCCLVAGIGSEFLQKILNPSRSFDILDICANILGSFCGLLVNYFYYYIN; from the coding sequence ATGATTGAAactatattatttttcaagaGTATATCTGTTTTCCAATACACAAATTACTACGTTactttgaataaaatacatttaTCCGTATTTACATGCTGTCTTGTAGCCGGTATTGGTTCAGAGTTcctacaaaaaatattgaatcCCTCAAGAAGTTTCGATATATTGGACATTTGCGCAAATATTCTGGGTTCTTTCTGTGGTTTACTGGTAAactacttttattattatataaactAG
- the ERD2 gene encoding Erd2p (similar to Saccharomyces cerevisiae YBL040C | ERD2 | Endoplasmic reticulum Retention Defective): MLNIFRLLGDLSHLASILILLQTIRVTSNVDGVSLKTQVCYSIVYLARYLDLLTFHFISFYNTIFKIFFITSSIYTVMLIQRCKVKNPIAYSDMISKDSFKIQYILLVSLALGLIFNYKFSFLQVMWSFSIWLESVAILPQLFMLSKAKQATTLTTHYIFALGLYRALYIPNWIWRYMFEERFEKISFVAGFIQTLLYSDFFYIYYKRVLKGKNFELPH; this comes from the coding sequence atgttaaatATATTCCGATTATTGGGTGACCTTAGTCACTTGGCTAGCATTTTAATTCTATTACAAACCATTAGGGTCACATCCAATGTAGATGGCGTCTCTTTAAAAACTCAAGTATGCTATAGCATTGTTTATTTGGCAAGATACTTAGATTTATTAACATTCCATttcatttcattttataatacaattttcaaaattttctttattacaTCCTCTATTTATACTGTAATGTTAATACAAAGGTGCAAAGTTAAAAATCCAATTGCTTACAGCGATATGATTTCCAAGGACTCCTTTAAAATCCAATATATTTTGCTTGTATCTTTAGCATTGGGGTTGATTTTCAACTAtaaatttagttttttGCAGGTTATGTGGAGTTTCTCTATATGGTTAGAAAGTGTTGCCATATTACCTCAATTGTTTATGTTATCCAAGGCAAAGCAAGCCACTACTTTAACAACTCATTACATTTTTGCTTTAGGGTTATATAGAGCTTTATACATACCCAATTGGATTTGGAGATATATGTTTGAAGAAaggtttgaaaaaattagtttTGTTGCCGGGTTTATTCAAACTTTGTTATATTCAGacttcttttatatttactaTAAAAGAGTCTTAAAGggtaaaaattttgaattgCCACATTAG
- the COR1 gene encoding ubiquinol--cytochrome-c reductase subunit COR1 (similar to Saccharomyces cerevisiae YBL045C | COR1 | CORe protein of QH2 cytochrome c reductase), producing the protein MIRTALFKRSIATQASPKPVITKLSNGIIVATKPNTSSSTSSVGLVFGSGASSENPYNNGVSKLLSNIFIKDDLKATQAGFVLNSTVGKEFQSFIVSSSSSNVSKSLEYLQSKLANPVGSESKFSETLAFTLQETKAFEETKHAERVIEHLHSTAFQNTPLSLPTVGTVESLEGLAASDVTSFSESQFVASNAVIVGSGNVNHDELVKATESVLSLSSKAKVSPTKKSTFLGSEIRLRDDTLPKAYISIAAEGEPVSSPNYYVAQVAAKVFGSFISSEPASRLQGIKLLDDIQEYHLADTFNHFSYSYKEAGLWGFETTTSNVGQIDDLVHFTLKQWNRLSISITDTEVARGKSLLKLALASASTSDAVIATTLGSKLLAGAKTDLAEEFAKIDAVTAKDIKAWASERLWDQDIAIAGTGQIEDLFDYNRIRNDMSMMRW; encoded by the coding sequence ATGATTAGAACCGCTTTGTTCAAGAGATCTATCGCTACCCAAGCTTCCCCAAAACCAGTCATTACCAAATTATCTAATGGTATCATTGTTGCTACCAAGCCAAACACCTCTTCATCAACTTCTTCTGTTGGTTTAGTTTTTGGTTCTGGTGCTTCTTCCGAAAACCCATACAATAACGGTGtttctaaattattatccaatattttcattaaagaTGATTTGAAAGCTACCCAAGCAGGCTTCGTTTTAAATTCTACTGTTGGTAAAGAATTTCAATCTTTCAttgtttcttcttcttcttccaacGTTTCTAAATCTCTAGAATACTTACAAAGTAAATTGGCCAATCCAGTTGGTTCTGAGTCAAAGTTTAGTGAAACTTTGGCTTTTACATTGCAGGAAACCAAGGCTTTCGAAGAGACCAAACATGCTGAACGTGTTATTGAACATTTGCACTCCACTGCTTTCCAAAACACCCCATTATCTTTGCCAACTGTTGGTACCGTTGAGTCTTTGGAGGGCTTAGCTGCCTCTGATGTTACCTCTTTCTCTGAGTCTCAATTTGTTGCTTCCAATGCTGTTATTGTTGGTTCTGGTAATGTTAACCATGATGAATTGGTCAAGGCCACTGAATCTGTTTTGAGTTTGTCATCTAAAGCTAAAGTTTCTCCAACTAAGAAATCCACCTTTTTGGGTAGTGAAATTAGATTAAGAGACGATACTTTACCAAAAGCTTACATTTCTATTGCTGCAGAGGGTGAGCCAGTTTCCTCTCCAAACTATTATGTTGCGCAAGTTGCTGCAAAGGTTTTTGGTTCCTTCATTTCTTCTGAACCAGCTTCCAGATTACAAGGTATCAAATTATTAGATGATATCCAAGAATATCACTTGGCTGATACTTTTAATCATTTTTCTTACTCTTATAAGGAAGCTGGTTTATGGGGGTTTGAAACCACCACCTCTAATGTTGGTCAAATTGATGATTTAGTTCATTTTACTTTGAAGCAATGGAATAGATTGTCTATTTCTATTACTGATACCGAAGTTGCTCGTGGTAAGAGTTTGTTGAAATTAGCTTTAGCCTCTGCTTCGACTTCAGACGCTGTTATCGCCACCACTTTAGGTTCTAAACTTTTAGCCGGTGCCAAAACTGACTTGGCTGAAGAATTTGCTAAGATTGATGCCGTTACTGCCAAGGACATTAAGGCTTGGGCTTCCGAAAGATTGTGGGATCAAGATATTGCTATTGCTGGTACTGGTCAAATTGaagatttatttgattACAACAGAATTAGAAACGATATGAGTATGATGAGATGGTAG
- a CDS encoding thioredoxin family protein (similar to Saccharomyces cerevisiae YCL043C |PDI1 | Protein Disulfide Isomerase (paralog of YDR518W | EUG1)), with protein MLFRTSSTIITGFLLYFFSTISAHIIEVKHTTDIDQIFKYNDDKKNQKLMLIYSENCQWCNKIMPMVKEELSQVYPDLPIYLLNAAGKKNHFSSFLSTYSITGFPTWLFVDTANDKVEKYILKDYITPLDSLVTKINQVFPELNPIWPDSNYIVDSLYNITFHNADNDNCNSINHILHNIMDNDNCGGIGLSFVTPWLDIQLETLFHGRLNTIHRYYKNCGKNGTAATKENLVLFPWFQLNGSDGIYSKLMSIFQISSFPTLVVLQKEHSHDNNSIIVKAFKLDLMYIRQNTRGNLDYSKQIELFLGKYTLDRVDNDELTPYIQKSEFTSDWINNSLHASGGKVIEPYNEDRRGDYGEDDYGEDDYGECDYGECDYGEDDYGEDDYEEEDDYYYKYLNEL; from the coding sequence atgctATTTCGTACTTCCTCCACTATAATAACAGGATTCCTGTTGTATTTTTTCTCAACTATATCCGCTCATATTATCGAAGTAAAACATACCACCGATATAgaccaaatatttaaatacaatgatgataaaaaaaatcaaaagttAATGTTAATATACTCGGAAAATTGTCAATGGTGTAATAAGATTATGCCTATGGTTAAAGAAGAATTATCTCAAGTATATCCTGATTTACCAATATATTTACTAAATGCAGCtggaaaaaagaatcatTTTAGTTCGTTTTTGTCAACTTATTCAATAACTGGATTCCCCACTTGGTTATTTGTAGATACTGCCAACGATAAGGTTGAAAAATACATTTTAAAGGACTATATAACACCCTTGGATTCTCTAGTaactaaaataaatcaagTGTTCCCTGAATTAAATCCCATTTGGCCGGATTCAAATTATATAGTAGATTCACTTTATAACATCACTTTTCATAATGCTGACAATGATAATTGTAACAGCATAAACCATATACTACACAATATAATGGATAACGACAATTGTGGTGGAATAGGATTGTCTTTTGTTACTCCTTGGTTAGATATTCAGTTAGAAACGCTCTTTCACGGTAGACTTAACACAATACACagatattataaaaattgtgGAAAAAATGGCACTGCTGCaaccaaagaaaatttgGTTTTATTCCCCTGGTTTCAGCTCAATGGATCCGATGGAATATATAGTAAACTAATGTCTATATTTCAAATTAGCTCGTTCCCAACATTAGTAGTGCTTCAAAAGGAACACAGTCATGACAACAATTCTATTATCGTTAAGGCTTTTAAACTAGATTTGATGTATATCAGACAAAACACTCGTGGAAATTTGGATTATTCCAAGCAAATTGAACTTTTTCTTGGTAAATATACATTAGATAGAgttgataatgatgaattGACACCATACATACAAAAATCGGAATTTACATCTGATTGGATAAATAATAGTTTACATGCTTCAGGGGGAAAAGTGATAGAGCCCTATAACGAAGATAGACGAGGTGATTACGGAGAAGATGATTACGGAGAAGATGATTACGGAGAATGTGATTACGGAGAATGTGATTACGGAGAAGATGATTACGGAGAAGATGATTACgaggaagaagatgattattattataaatatttaaatgaattGTGA